The Tamandua tetradactyla isolate mTamTet1 chromosome 13, mTamTet1.pri, whole genome shotgun sequence genome segment GCACACACGGGCCCTGGCTGAACAACCTGCCCAGAACCCAGCTATGTCATCGTGAGCCCACAAAGCGCTGAGGGTCCACATGCACGGCTTAAATAGTAAACACGGGTGAAGGAACAGAGAGGACGtggaaggcaggagaggaagcGAGAGAGGCAAGCTTGCAAGACTGCCAGGGTAGTCTCTCCCCCGGCCGGCAGCAGCgggagaactgctgtcactggcAATGGACTCCACGAAGGCACTGGATCTGCCAGCCCAGATGGCCTGAGCACCCGTGGTCGCGATGTCCTTGCCAGAGAGGTGCCGCCCAGCAGCAGGGAAGGCTGCCACAGCCCTGGTCCCACGAGAACCTCCCAGAGCAGAGCGGCCCCCGATGAGGTTTCAGAGCCGATTTGCCAAAAGCAGGAGGAGCAAGACCAAAACGACAGAGGGGTCGGACAGGTGGGGCGTGGCGtggcgtggggtggggtgggggctcggCACCAACAACATGAAGCCATTCAAGTAAACAGAAACcatcaaatacttagaaaaagGCTTGTAAACGTGTGATCTGGAAGGTTCTCTTTGCAGCATCTCCGATTGGCTGGTGAAAGAAAGGCTGGTGTTGAACCCCTCCATCAAGtcttttgtagtgttttttatgtttttgtttttttgtgtcttAAAGCACAGAGGTGAGAGGAGAGCGGTCTGCTGCCCAGGCCTGGATCCGTCTGGCTGGTGTCCTCCGTCCGTCCACAAAGCGGGTGCTGGTTTTTGTGGGATCCTTCCCCTTCATGCTTATGTACAGACCTCCTTCTGGTTTTAGTTGCTAAAAAGAGCAGAGCCACGTGCGTCCGTTGGCAGAGTTGGTGCAGTCACTTCCCAGGACGACTTTCCCCTGTAAGGAGCAGGCTGGGATCCACAGGACTTTGTTCTGTTCTCGATTGACCACTGCCAGGATTTGGGTGCAAATGCTCGAGAGGGCTCCTCCTTGGACAACCCCTGCAAAAGAGCCCCCACCCCAGACATAACACATTCAATTCAGACTAAGAGCCTGTGTTTTTGAGACCTTTTTTGTCTGCTTTGGGCTTTTTGGGCACCCCTGTCCCAAGCCCACCCCCCTCTTTTCCACCAAGCAAGAGGTAGGGAAGGTAGAGTGGAGAGTGGAAAGCAAATCAGTGCACTTGTCGTCTGTCCCTCTGATCAACAATTCAAGAAATAACTGGAAACATGGGCTCTGACTCACCCCATAATGTGGGCAGCCGGGACCCGACCACACAGAGGTACTGCCCACCCAGCACCAATTACACCCTGCACTTTGGAAAGCAGTAGGCGGGGGGGTGGGAGTGCACAGGGGGAGTGTCGTGTGGTCCAGTCGGCAGAGCAATTCTTAAGGGACTCCCGGTGAGTTTGAAGAGCCCGGTTTCTTGGGCCCAGGGAAGATTCCAGCCAGGCCAGTGAAATGCATCCCACACTGTCCCAGCTCTGCTCTGCAGGCCTGCAACCCCACGGGTCTGGTGGACACTAGATCGAGGCTACTCAAAAGCACACTCCCCAGGACAGCGCTGGTCGGTAACCTGTCCAGCTGCAATGGGCGCGTGCAGAAACCAACAGCGAGTGTTTAGAAACTGCCACAGAAATCTGACACAGAATTATCTTATGTCAGCtgactctaaaaaaaaaaaaacaaaaaagcgaGGGCTTATGTTTCTTAAGTTTGGggtattttaaagtttcatttctcTGATTTTATGAAGAGGCTGAAAACTGGAGGTAAAATGGCAGCAGGTAAATTGTAGCTGtggttttcttgttttctttgttgtttcagAGCCCAGAGATGGGCTTTTTTATTCCCCAGAAAACCCCACAGCTGAAACTGGCCACAGACATGGCAGGTGGGGGGGCAGACGGCCACAGCCCCGCACTGTGCTACTGGGACCCCCAGGatgcgggtgggggtggggtagggtacACACTTCTGACTGTCTGAGAAAAGACCAGATGGCGACCTGGTGCCTGACtcagaacatttttcattttaatttttaaaatttccctggtggtatgagtaaaaaaatatggataaaaaataataggggggataaagggtaaaataaattcggtagactgaaatactagtggtcaacgagagggagggctaagggtttatgggatgcatgagtattttttcttttgtatttctttggagtgatgcaaatgctctaaaaatgatcatgatgatgaatatacaactacgtgataattgtgagccactgattgtacaccatgtatggactgtgtgtgtgatctgtcaaaatatatatgtttttaaatgtgcCGGGTGGTGCCCAGTGAGTGAAATCAGGACGTCTCACTGGTAGTGAAAAGAGCTTACACGACCACACCTGATGAGTGCCTGGGGAGCGCCGCTACCACCACTCCCGAGAAAGATGCCCCCGGCGAAGCTCCCACTTCCTCCTCGCCATGCCTGGGTACACCTACCTGTGAAGTACCTGCCGTACTCCTGCTCAATCTTCTGAGCCATCTCAAACTGCTCTTTGGAATGCCTCTGGGTCACCTTGTCCCTCAGGTAGACAGGGTCTCGCTGCTCCCTGTCGGGATATCCAGGGACCAGGCTAAGCGTCTCGCCCCTCCCAGATCCTCCTCTTCCCTTGTCTGGGGAATTATTGTGACCctggtggcagggccaggctgcAGGGTCCCCATGCACCCCTCATGAGGCACAGTAGCAGCCTGCAGGCCCCCTCGGGGGCTCTGGgcagagggcacagtggtgggtGGCCCGGTGCATGCACACACCAGCTGGGCCCCAAATGCAGGTACCAGAAGCTTAGGGGTACAGAAAAGTAGAACAAAAAGGCGCCTTGGTGAGTGCGCAGTCAGCCCCACCAATGCGGAAACTGCACCTCCATGCAGAGGCTTGTCACACTCACAAGCCAGCCTGTGGCTGAGCTGGGTCTAGCCTGGGTCTCTTAGTTCTTTGTGTCCTTCTGAGCGCCAAGCTGAGCAGCAGAGGAAAGGGGGACAGACAGGTGGGAAGGAGCTGTGCAGACAAAGCTGGGCCTGCCGAAGGAACTGTGGCTGCCCCCAAGCAGGGCTGAGGggatggatggagggagaggTAAAAGGGCCCGTGGGGGGCAGGGTCCCTTCCTACACGTGCCTCTTGCCTTGTTTCCCCCACCCCCGCAGCTCAGGCCACCAGCCCCCATCCCAGCAGGGTCCAGGCTGAGCCCTGGGAAGTCTGCTGCGTACTTGATGTGCTTTGCACTCTTGTAGTGGATGAAGATGACGATGGGGTAGATGTGTACGTTATGGAGCCGCTCGATGGCGTGGGGCGCGATGTCCAGGAGGCAATGCCGGTTCTATGGGAGGAAGGGTGGAGGGTGAGCACCAAGGGCAGGTGCAAGGGGGCTGCACCTCCGAGGGCAGGTGTGAGGTGGCTGGGCCTTTAAGGGTACCCCCTTCCAGCTCCTTGCAGGTCCTGCCCCTCACCTTCACTCAGTTTGACCTTACTGCAAAAACAAGCACGTAAAGTTCTGACCATGAACAAGGCAGGCAGAATCGATCTTTGATGGAGACCACACATGGTGCAGGGTGCGGGAACCTtacccaggataatctctcccCACCAGCTGCTGGCCGGGATGATGACCGAGGCTAGGACTGGACCTGGACTGAGTAGGGTCTGGACAGCCCAAGTCCAAGCTTCTTTTCCTGCCTTTGGCCAGGTATTGGGAACTTCTCACATCCCTACCCCAGCCCAGAGCATTATTTCTGCCAGAGTGAGCAATGAAGAGTTCCTGGAGGGAAGTTATGTCTTGGCACGGCTGTGACTGAAATATGTTCCTTGGGTCGCCTGAGCCTCCAGGCCGAGTGGGAGCAAAGGACCACAGCCTTCTAGCCTGGGCCACACCCGAAGCTCCACCGAGGGGTCCCAACCATTGGGGAGCCCAGGGCACCCCAAATGGAAGACTTCAATGGGACAATATGTGCTTAGAGCCGGACAAAGCCAACTCTCTCACTTAATAGGAGGAAATCAAAGGCCAGAGAGGTGGGCCAAccagcccaaggtcacagaaACCAAGGACACGTCTGAAGAAGGTCCCATGTCCTCTGCTCTGACCCTCCGGCCAGGTGTCTTTCCAACACACCTTGCCGAGCTGCCCACTCTTCTTTCATATTGCCTGGTAAATGGGCCTGAAAGTACTCAAAAGCATAAAGAGAGAGCAGTGGCTCTTTCCCCCTCCCCTAGAAGGACTGGGACAAAGATGTGTACCCTTTGCCCAGACAAGGCACGCAAACATAAAATCCTGTGCACAGGGCCGGCAGATGCTCACAGGGACCCTGGTTTAGAATTCCCTTCGAGAGGTTCTTCTCTAGAGTTCAAAGCTCTCATCCACCACCTCAGACAGGGAGAGGCACAAGTGTGCAGCTGACTCCTACAAACTTTCTCAGGGGGTAACGTCATGTCTATGAAAGCAGAAACACTCAGAGACAAGACCCGCCCCAGCGACAATGGCCAGTGAGCGTGGGGAGCAGGTGAACTCTGCCTGGCAGCATGTGGATGGCTCACGGAaggtctgggggagggggggagggatgggggtgTCTAGAGACCACACAGGGCAGGGACATAAAAGCCGAGGGGCCCCTCCAGGGCCCTCCACTCCTGACACTCAAACAGAAGCCGTCCCTGCGGCCTGATGCGAGACATACCTTTTCTGTGATCTCCTTTATAGAAGCCACCGTGGTCACGTCAAAATGTCCACTTCTTCGCTTGTAGTCGACAAACAGGCAGTCTTTGACGCCCCGCTCGATAGCCTGCTGCGACGCCTTCATCACCTCTGCACGGCAGGGACCCAGCAGTCAGGACAGCACACCCTGAACGCCCTCCCAGGCACTCAGCCCTGCTGAGCCCTCGCTACCTGCCCTGGCCCCAGAGGAGCTGCGAAGAGCACTCTCCAAAGTCCTCCAGGGATACACCCACTGCCCGCTCCCAGGAGCAAGGGCCTGGGGCTGCAGGCTGACCGGACCCGGTCTTCTGCTGCCCACCCTCTAGGGAAGGCTCTGGAACACCGTGCACTGTGGCCCGGGGCTGTCACAGGGATGGACATGGGCCCGGCAGGCACGGAGGGCACCCCTTACCAAGGGGACATCTGCAGAACTTGCCAGGCGCCTCGTTCACCAGCATCTCCTTCACCACGTCGAGCAGAGGCCCCAGCACCAGCACGGGCCTCAGAGCCGTGCTGTCCACCTTCTGGACCCGCTGATAGGCCAGGCTGCTCGCCGGCTCTGAAGGAGAAAAGGCACCGGCGTCACGAGCATTTGCTGGCTTAATACTGATACTAATTTCTTGTTGCTAGAACTCTTCTCAACTGGGAAGCCCTGGAGAAAATTCTCTGTGGCCTGG includes the following:
- the LOC143654507 gene encoding disks large homolog 5-like produces the protein MGPGTALFDHPCRLSLSWPVLWPLLPTSPPSHVASSRKPPANARDAGAFSPSEPASSLAYQRVQKVDSTALRPVLVLGPLLDVVKEMLVNEAPGKFCRCPLEVMKASQQAIERGVKDCLFVDYKRRSGHFDVTTVASIKEITEKNRHCLLDIAPHAIERLHNVHIYPIVIFIHYKSAKHIKEQRDPVYLRDKVTQRHSKEQFEMAQKIEQEYGRYFTGVVQGGALSSICTQILAVVNREQNKVLWIPACSLQGKVVLGSDCTNSANGRTWLCSF